Proteins co-encoded in one Synechococcus elongatus PCC 6301 genomic window:
- a CDS encoding HAD family hydrolase — MPVLQFRDQRSGDRWQISVQALLFDKDGTLANSEAFLQRLVLARYGAIAAQVPDLTTDLLLSWGYRQERVDPAGLMAIGSRQENLIAAASAIAAQGYSWPRALDLAEKSFRRGDAACEPKAAQTPPIAGIQKLLSQARSLGLKIAVISADSEAQIQSFLDCHQLRDFVDLIWGCDRRPSKPDPAAVLTVCQQLNVDPSTAVVIGDADSDLRMAAGAGVAAIAAAWGWSQAPIFEAITPIVTDVEDLKLLRDASSGDRPPRI; from the coding sequence ATGCCCGTCCTGCAATTCCGCGATCAGCGCAGCGGCGATCGCTGGCAAATATCAGTCCAAGCCTTGCTGTTTGATAAGGATGGGACGTTGGCGAATAGCGAGGCGTTCCTGCAGCGACTGGTCTTGGCCCGCTACGGAGCGATTGCGGCACAGGTTCCCGACCTCACGACCGACCTCTTGCTGAGTTGGGGCTATCGGCAGGAGCGCGTTGACCCAGCTGGGTTGATGGCGATCGGTAGCCGTCAAGAGAATTTAATTGCTGCAGCTAGCGCGATCGCAGCTCAAGGCTACAGTTGGCCTCGTGCCCTTGACCTGGCAGAGAAGTCCTTTCGTCGAGGCGATGCAGCCTGTGAGCCAAAGGCTGCTCAAACGCCCCCGATCGCGGGCATTCAGAAGCTGCTATCTCAGGCGCGATCGCTCGGCCTCAAGATTGCGGTGATCTCTGCCGATAGCGAGGCTCAGATTCAGTCCTTTTTGGATTGTCATCAGTTGCGTGACTTTGTAGATCTGATTTGGGGCTGCGATCGTCGGCCCAGTAAACCCGATCCGGCTGCTGTTCTAACTGTCTGTCAGCAGCTCAACGTCGATCCGAGTACCGCCGTCGTGATTGGCGATGCCGATAGCGATCTGCGGATGGCTGCAGGCGCTGGAGTTGCAGCGATCGCAGCCGCTTGGGGCTGGTCACAAGCACCGATATTTGAGGCGATCACGCCGATTGTCACTGATGTTGAGGATTTAAAACTCCTAAGAGACGCATCCTCGGGCGATCGCCCTCCACGGATCTAG